One window of Gilliamella sp. B3022 genomic DNA carries:
- the mobH gene encoding MobH family relaxase, whose product MFHLIKKFIVKNKPEDIVTNDIAGLDGWYIPKSAKELLDTSLRQKLISLIWQRVSIDQQRFKKLYMDVINNYVEIVQLLPASEAHHHSYIGGMIDHGLEVANYALKLRQSYLLGANAEDIPRQAQAWSAAVVYGALLHDIGKVVVDVHVEMNDGNIWYPWQSNLNLPYRFNYKKDRDYSLHPCAVTLMIKRILPDESITWLSQYPELFKSFLSLCSGHTEKAGVLAEIIQKADMFSVSNNLGGDPTKILSKPVSLMSKMIVSIRYLIESELVLNGPKASDGWFDGKDVWVISKSFTDKMKANLLQNGITEIPADNAKIFNILKEHGIAIPNGDKTIWPCKIESEETGWIAEKLTLIRIPGNVAFHNITNAPESFKGSITPLFTEADVQSDFNPIPDNIPVDEGEVEEKTNLKIVSESVDNKNSVMQDTIFSLFSNEHKNTEISEVQIMDKHDDFENSQLEDNLIKGDDTKNNNISTFNEPIPNTLDNNDIYNHPFFKWVRVQIIDKKLPVNNQNACIHTVDGKIFMVTPKIFKKYSLYMNGNDDESNWKQYQREFQALKIHMKFSDEGFNIWKCIISGKRKSHTFIKGYLIDNKPLFAIENKFLDNPHLTLIQDINIYKNN is encoded by the coding sequence ATGTTTCATTTAATAAAAAAATTTATTGTCAAAAATAAACCAGAAGACATAGTAACCAATGATATCGCAGGATTAGATGGATGGTATATCCCAAAATCTGCAAAAGAATTGCTTGATACTTCCTTACGGCAAAAGCTTATCTCACTAATTTGGCAACGAGTATCAATTGATCAACAGAGATTCAAAAAGTTATATATGGATGTTATCAATAATTATGTTGAAATAGTGCAGTTACTTCCAGCTTCTGAAGCACATCATCATTCTTACATAGGTGGTATGATTGATCATGGACTCGAAGTTGCAAATTATGCATTAAAGCTAAGACAATCATACTTACTCGGAGCTAATGCAGAAGATATTCCAAGACAAGCTCAAGCTTGGAGTGCCGCAGTTGTCTATGGTGCATTATTACATGATATAGGTAAAGTGGTTGTAGATGTTCATGTTGAAATGAATGACGGTAACATCTGGTATCCATGGCAAAGCAATTTAAATTTACCATACCGATTTAATTACAAAAAAGATAGAGATTATTCTCTTCATCCTTGTGCAGTTACACTTATGATTAAGCGCATTTTGCCTGATGAAAGTATCACTTGGTTATCACAATACCCAGAATTATTTAAATCGTTTTTAAGTTTATGTTCTGGTCACACTGAAAAAGCTGGCGTATTAGCTGAAATTATACAAAAAGCAGATATGTTTTCTGTATCAAATAATCTGGGGGGAGATCCAACAAAAATATTAAGTAAACCAGTATCATTAATGAGTAAAATGATCGTTTCGATAAGATATTTAATTGAATCAGAATTAGTTTTGAATGGTCCAAAAGCTAGTGATGGTTGGTTTGATGGTAAAGATGTTTGGGTTATTAGCAAATCATTTACAGATAAAATGAAAGCTAATTTGTTGCAAAATGGTATAACAGAAATACCAGCTGACAATGCTAAAATATTTAATATATTAAAAGAGCACGGAATAGCAATTCCAAACGGTGATAAAACGATCTGGCCATGTAAAATTGAATCAGAAGAAACTGGTTGGATTGCTGAAAAATTAACACTAATACGAATACCAGGTAATGTGGCTTTTCATAATATAACTAATGCTCCAGAATCATTCAAAGGGTCAATTACTCCATTGTTTACAGAAGCTGATGTACAAAGTGATTTTAACCCTATACCTGACAATATACCAGTCGATGAAGGGGAAGTTGAAGAAAAAACCAATTTAAAGATTGTATCTGAGTCTGTAGATAACAAAAATTCTGTAATGCAAGATACAATATTCAGTTTATTTTCTAATGAGCATAAAAATACTGAAATCTCTGAAGTACAAATAATGGATAAGCATGATGATTTCGAAAATTCACAATTAGAAGATAATTTAATAAAAGGTGATGATACAAAAAATAATAATATTTCTACTTTTAATGAACCTATTCCTAACACATTAGATAATAACGATATATATAATCATCCATTTTTTAAGTGGGTTCGAGTCCAAATTATTGATAAAAAACTGCCAGTCAATAATCAAAACGCATGTATTCATACTGTGGACGGTAAGATATTTATGGTAACACCTAAAATTTTTAAAAAATACAGTTTATATATGAATGGTAATGATGATGAAAGTAACTGGAAACAATATCAACGTGAATTCCAAGCTCTAAAAATTCATATGAAATTTAGCGATGAAGGATTTAACATCTGGAAATGCATTATTTCTGGAAAAAGAAAGAGCCATACTTTCATTAAAGGGTATCTAATTGACAACAAACCATTATTTGCTATTGAAAATAAATTCCTTGATAATCCTCATTTAACTTTAATTCAGGATATTAATATTTACAAAAACAATTAA
- a CDS encoding toxin VasX codes for MNKTENIAIENKNEASGNCLACGRTGIPVFLLRQAVIKMKGHKTVEANPDYQELANYPKNLNFKSRMPDEKLIEYGYILRTLRNGYIYVMQQQGEDINSRMMQTYECVEGALRLRNHHQLTYTEPRPISKACKNYCHTIPAAFIHLQEDYTQAWVAYSSQPWSTTAVEDYLKEQDNQVLSRFTKIDITNLAQSPAEATGNRAVPFTDIFGQVNNTETPSKVLEFRFDDNELPFFESAHPFNSFKQQKQQFATHVSNLYSKGKAISCGVVLEDTFGIAEELNTQRVVHLHIFNETPLTQNEISLTEQQIDSFESLEHATEIYEQRAKNMFKTINPDLQRQFNYYKPVMFKKRTILQLIELYRFSIESQFDREIAILQEKETYLRNNNPEGLSITARSYDITKIGLELSRVKSMKEEKLDEFDSCVDKGKVSNFNRELESALKEVIDYHKEWSLDYFTYARWLFGKDSFTSTFTETKPLSVNTNHFWQREFDFSSQETQLVYQSQVTNMLLDTTHSEIKLDEDSALWDELLSNSESIYYISEYNNVKGIDRDETVYVDLENNQLLTPKDVVSNATNFLGTVYNASVKHKIETDTNQKIKILQKNKAELEIRIERNKQKIDELAQQKKQIPVSDPVAQNELRRQKQVYEKKLIDLKRNLEAINKELANIADPNSSPTFMAESGESLLNRTALKKQAILAKDIKRKPIESQWMRLNAFDELAKLGALPVEINVQIRPENIVKIQNLFTQMHRGFYNRGIYHPHELELLHSIEIDEQVTKTGTTKTKKVKFTLCFPDQASKTVFVDFINSTNGTLSPHNLKQFIEQNYKQYFQLIYKQKNLLENIDINEKGRATTADILEKTSDEAIAKAKADIEKQSSAATTAINQMEQKQDTIDSKIRVKTASKDVRIGQKTFKVNLAVSGILGTITLMNMSDMLKEWDEFKEGNGELDLRAQMVNSLISLILTGIDLTSQYKNIHLNMQLIQGINAGKDIASLDAKIRLNSMISKTVGVATAAITVLEAFGELRSAWDMRNMEDSSYFYMRTTGAGIIILGAIVALMGSLLSAIVGIIFLVGGSIAILFSKKYDNFTAIQHWLNRCYFGVQQEFDYLDYQAYHEDELYTHSGFGLALNDYAVMTYNIQTFVRLKPLYHPPGTSSQPGAPNLFQRHIYFYLDIPDFAKYHQNESATALIRLFINDYPNLKTEPDPIPEKYIDFKYRITSHKIELIAISKNYGDLNLIWTDKAAYFERYDRNRDILGRPMPDYYKFDEPDEFILNQSTPGLTAEKHNDDTPLANELIINKWMAGTIGAINIPKYQIIIQYNNREDVPLIITKKNKIK; via the coding sequence ATGAATAAAACAGAAAACATCGCCATTGAAAATAAAAACGAGGCCAGTGGTAATTGCCTGGCGTGTGGTCGAACAGGAATACCGGTATTTTTATTGCGTCAGGCGGTGATAAAAATGAAAGGTCACAAAACGGTTGAGGCGAATCCCGATTATCAAGAATTGGCAAATTATCCAAAAAATTTAAATTTTAAATCACGAATGCCCGATGAAAAACTGATCGAATACGGTTATATTTTACGGACTTTGCGAAACGGTTACATCTATGTGATGCAACAACAAGGCGAAGATATAAATAGTCGAATGATGCAAACCTATGAATGTGTTGAAGGGGCGTTAAGATTAAGAAACCATCACCAACTTACTTATACCGAACCAAGACCGATATCAAAAGCCTGTAAAAACTACTGTCACACTATTCCGGCAGCATTTATTCATCTACAAGAGGACTATACTCAAGCGTGGGTGGCATACAGTTCGCAACCTTGGAGTACAACAGCCGTTGAAGATTATCTAAAAGAGCAAGACAATCAAGTTTTATCCCGTTTTACCAAAATAGATATTACTAATTTAGCTCAGTCACCGGCAGAAGCAACCGGTAACCGGGCTGTCCCGTTTACCGATATCTTTGGTCAGGTAAATAATACCGAAACCCCCAGCAAAGTATTAGAGTTTCGTTTTGATGATAATGAATTACCTTTCTTTGAATCGGCGCATCCCTTTAACAGTTTTAAACAGCAAAAACAACAATTTGCAACGCATGTGAGCAACTTATACTCAAAGGGAAAAGCAATATCGTGTGGGGTGGTATTAGAAGATACCTTTGGCATTGCCGAAGAACTTAACACACAGCGCGTTGTGCATCTGCATATATTTAATGAAACGCCCTTAACACAAAACGAAATATCGTTAACAGAACAGCAAATTGATAGTTTTGAAAGCTTAGAACACGCAACCGAAATTTACGAGCAACGCGCAAAAAACATGTTCAAAACCATTAATCCTGATTTACAGCGACAATTTAACTATTATAAACCGGTTATGTTTAAAAAACGCACGATATTACAGTTGATTGAACTATATCGGTTTTCAATAGAATCACAGTTTGATCGTGAAATAGCAATTTTACAAGAGAAGGAAACATATCTAAGAAACAATAATCCAGAAGGACTTTCGATAACAGCACGATCATATGATATTACTAAAATAGGCTTAGAGCTTAGTAGGGTAAAATCAATGAAAGAAGAAAAACTGGATGAGTTTGATAGTTGTGTTGATAAAGGCAAAGTCTCGAATTTCAATCGAGAATTGGAATCTGCTTTAAAAGAAGTAATTGATTATCATAAAGAATGGTCGCTAGACTACTTTACATATGCACGTTGGTTATTTGGCAAAGACAGCTTTACCTCAACATTTACTGAAACAAAACCGCTTAGCGTCAATACCAACCATTTTTGGCAACGTGAATTTGATTTTAGCAGTCAAGAAACACAACTAGTCTATCAATCGCAAGTGACAAATATGTTACTCGATACCACCCATTCCGAAATAAAATTGGATGAAGATAGCGCATTATGGGACGAACTGCTTAGTAATTCTGAAAGCATTTACTATATCAGTGAATATAACAACGTTAAAGGTATCGATCGTGATGAGACTGTTTACGTCGATTTAGAAAACAACCAATTGTTAACACCTAAAGATGTGGTATCGAATGCAACCAACTTTTTGGGGACGGTTTATAATGCCTCGGTAAAACATAAAATTGAAACAGACACCAATCAAAAAATCAAAATATTACAAAAAAACAAAGCTGAGCTTGAAATTAGAATCGAACGAAACAAACAGAAAATAGACGAACTTGCTCAACAAAAAAAACAAATTCCAGTTAGTGATCCTGTAGCGCAAAATGAACTTAGGCGCCAAAAACAGGTTTATGAAAAAAAACTTATTGATTTAAAGAGGAATCTCGAAGCGATCAATAAAGAGTTAGCCAATATAGCCGATCCAAACTCATCGCCAACTTTCATGGCTGAGTCAGGCGAAAGTTTACTCAATCGTACCGCATTGAAAAAACAAGCAATACTAGCAAAAGATATCAAACGCAAACCGATCGAATCTCAGTGGATGCGATTAAACGCTTTTGACGAACTAGCTAAACTCGGAGCGCTACCGGTTGAGATTAACGTACAGATTAGACCTGAAAATATTGTTAAAATCCAAAATCTTTTTACGCAAATGCATCGTGGATTTTACAACAGGGGCATCTATCACCCGCATGAGTTGGAACTTTTACACAGTATTGAAATTGATGAACAGGTCACCAAAACAGGAACAACCAAAACTAAAAAAGTGAAGTTCACATTATGTTTTCCCGATCAAGCCAGTAAAACCGTGTTTGTGGACTTTATTAACAGCACTAATGGTACATTAAGTCCGCATAACTTAAAACAATTTATAGAACAGAACTACAAACAGTATTTCCAATTAATTTATAAACAAAAAAACCTGTTAGAAAATATAGACATTAATGAAAAAGGAAGAGCGACAACCGCTGATATATTAGAAAAAACCAGTGATGAAGCCATTGCCAAAGCTAAAGCGGATATTGAAAAACAAAGTTCAGCTGCAACAACAGCAATAAACCAAATGGAACAGAAACAAGACACAATTGACAGTAAAATTAGAGTAAAAACAGCGAGTAAAGACGTACGGATTGGTCAAAAAACGTTTAAAGTGAATTTGGCGGTAAGCGGTATATTAGGTACCATTACCCTAATGAATATGAGCGATATGCTTAAAGAGTGGGATGAGTTTAAAGAAGGTAATGGCGAACTTGATTTAAGAGCACAAATGGTTAATTCACTAATTTCTCTGATATTGACTGGCATAGATTTAACCAGTCAATATAAAAATATTCATCTCAATATGCAATTAATTCAAGGCATCAATGCAGGAAAAGATATAGCAAGCTTAGATGCTAAAATCAGATTGAATTCCATGATATCTAAAACGGTTGGTGTCGCTACAGCAGCGATTACCGTACTCGAAGCTTTTGGTGAGTTAAGAAGTGCATGGGATATGAGGAATATGGAGGACTCTTCTTACTTTTATATGAGAACTACAGGTGCTGGTATTATAATTTTGGGCGCTATAGTAGCATTAATGGGTTCATTGTTAAGTGCAATTGTGGGAATTATCTTTTTAGTTGGTGGTAGCATTGCGATTTTATTTAGTAAAAAGTACGACAATTTTACTGCTATTCAACATTGGTTAAATCGCTGTTACTTTGGTGTACAACAAGAATTTGACTATTTAGACTATCAAGCTTACCACGAAGACGAGTTATACACTCACAGTGGTTTTGGTTTGGCGCTCAATGACTATGCGGTTATGACCTATAATATCCAAACCTTTGTTCGTTTAAAACCGCTGTATCATCCACCAGGAACGTCATCCCAGCCTGGTGCCCCCAATCTGTTTCAACGCCATATCTATTTTTATTTGGATATTCCTGACTTTGCGAAATACCATCAAAACGAAAGCGCCACTGCGCTAATTCGGTTATTTATTAATGATTACCCAAATCTAAAAACCGAACCAGACCCAATACCAGAAAAATATATCGACTTTAAGTACCGTATCACGTCACATAAAATAGAGTTAATAGCAATCAGCAAAAACTATGGGGATCTTAATCTTATCTGGACAGACAAAGCCGCCTATTTTGAAAGGTATGATCGTAATCGCGATATACTAGGGCGCCCGATGCCCGACTACTATAAATTTGACGAACCAGACGAATTTATATTAAACCAATCAACGCCTGGCTTAACAGCTGAAAAACACAATGACGACACGCCATTAGCCAATGAATTAATCATAAATAAATGGATGGCAGGAACTATAGGTGCAATTAATATTCCAAAATATCAGATAATTATTCAATATAATAACCGTGAAGATGTGCCTTTAATCATAACCAAAAAAAATAAGATAAAATAA
- a CDS encoding phage integrase SAM-like domain-containing protein: MNEKTQKQGNMSWQNLLIAYLDFKSLRSQSSHNYRRYVKSFTRFFDSEFTNIDSINHEKVSSFRNYILNVRNCKNTTWNNYCRHFKAMMRFGIDHGLITQKKIHLIRCFSNLVRKQKRLYHKMILIFV; encoded by the coding sequence ATGAACGAAAAAACGCAAAAACAAGGAAACATGTCTTGGCAAAATTTGTTAATAGCATATCTAGACTTTAAATCATTGCGTAGTCAAAGTAGTCACAATTATCGAAGATACGTTAAATCATTTACTCGATTTTTTGATAGTGAGTTTACAAATATTGATTCAATCAATCATGAGAAAGTATCAAGTTTTAGAAATTATATTTTAAATGTAAGAAATTGTAAAAATACTACATGGAATAATTATTGCCGGCATTTTAAAGCAATGATGAGATTTGGGATTGATCATGGATTAATTACACAAAAAAAAATCCATTTGATAAGATGTTTCTCAAACCTGGTAAGAAAGCAAAAAAGACTGTATCACAAGATGATATTGATATTTGTCTGA
- a CDS encoding DUF6708 domain-containing protein, producing MPSKYQPQILGWIGDLEKGGNYLTGADRRLLYANDNYCVFIRKTLFDQLFYLSLCFIMLCVSGAVLFFGTKLCHLLLRFKNKEDLFVFIIITICLITCIFALYAIILPCLFQNLFTRKGSPIIFNRKTGKVYVNESYFFNFKVLRNPLTFLHPNKKRIKEYDWAYLQGVVVHNYSRYSLNSTILMVCKPNTYKTIDHIMLDPLRNGIGSYLVWGWVNNFMCANDLISLNDGKYKWEQETQFKKEIIKGQGWPDWMVDAFNATTHDELAKIKQKYNVES from the coding sequence ATGCCCTCAAAATATCAACCCCAAATACTTGGTTGGATCGGTGATTTAGAAAAAGGCGGTAACTATTTAACAGGTGCCGATCGGCGTTTATTGTATGCTAATGATAATTATTGCGTTTTTATACGTAAAACTTTATTCGATCAACTTTTTTATCTATCATTATGTTTCATAATGCTATGTGTTAGTGGTGCAGTTCTTTTTTTTGGTACTAAATTATGTCATCTCCTTTTAAGGTTCAAAAATAAAGAAGATTTATTCGTATTCATTATTATAACAATCTGTTTAATCACTTGTATTTTTGCTTTATACGCTATAATTCTTCCTTGTTTATTTCAAAACCTTTTTACTCGTAAAGGATCCCCCATTATTTTTAATCGTAAAACCGGTAAAGTGTATGTCAATGAAAGTTATTTTTTCAATTTTAAGGTATTACGCAATCCATTAACTTTTTTACACCCCAATAAAAAACGTATTAAAGAGTATGACTGGGCGTATCTACAAGGGGTGGTGGTGCATAACTATTCCCGATATTCCCTCAATAGCACCATATTAATGGTGTGCAAACCCAATACCTATAAAACCATTGACCATATAATGTTAGATCCGCTACGCAATGGCATTGGTAGTTATCTGGTCTGGGGTTGGGTCAATAATTTTATGTGTGCGAATGATTTAATCAGCTTGAACGATGGCAAATACAAATGGGAACAAGAAACTCAATTCAAAAAAGAGATTATAAAAGGTCAAGGTTGGCCAGACTGGATGGTCGATGCATTTAATGCCACCACGCATGACGAGTTAGCTAAAATCAAACAAAAGTATAATGTTGAGTCATAA
- a CDS encoding STY4534 family ICE replication protein gives MTNLTNNTVTKQYFDLHTTGIGYLNRIREVKVKNGNPYLSCTIAALRGNCQNAEYTYINCNVTGEKAKTLVEKCTDALKANKKILISFCVGDIYAETFTYETGSKKGDVGINLKARLLKISSIKIDGELKYSDKIEHLENQSEPQQIDEEIRNIA, from the coding sequence ATGACTAACTTAACTAATAACACAGTAACTAAACAATATTTTGATTTACATACAACTGGAATTGGGTATTTAAACCGAATCCGTGAAGTTAAAGTAAAAAATGGTAACCCTTATTTATCATGTACAATCGCTGCACTTCGAGGTAATTGTCAAAACGCCGAATATACTTACATTAACTGTAACGTTACTGGTGAAAAAGCAAAAACCTTAGTTGAAAAATGCACTGATGCATTAAAAGCTAATAAAAAAATTTTAATAAGTTTCTGTGTTGGTGATATCTATGCTGAAACATTTACATACGAGACTGGGTCTAAAAAAGGAGATGTTGGAATCAATTTAAAAGCTCGATTATTGAAAATCTCCAGTATTAAAATTGATGGTGAACTTAAATATTCGGATAAAATCGAACATTTAGAAAATCAAAGTGAACCTCAACAAATTGACGAAGAAATTAGAAATATTGCATAA
- a CDS encoding DUF6708 domain-containing protein — translation MPSKYQPQILGWIGDLDKGGNYLTGADQRLLYANDNYCAFIRKTKSNQIFYSFILFLGLFSGVAALFFGIKLTVLLLSTKHKDDLHILVLLIIGLTTCGFAIYILIPELFQNIFTRRGSPIIFNRKTGKVYVNESYFFNFKVLRNPLTFFHPSKKRIKEYDWAYLQGVVVHNYSRYSLNSTILMVCKPNTYKTIDHIMLDPLRNGIGSYLVWGWVNNFMCANDLISLNDGKYKWEQETQFKKEIIKGQGWPDWMVEAFNATTHEELTNIKQKYNVEAS, via the coding sequence ATGCCATCAAAATATCAACCCCAAATCCTTGGATGGATAGGTGATTTAGATAAAGGCGGTAACTATTTAACAGGTGCCGATCAACGTTTATTGTATGCTAATGATAATTATTGTGCTTTTATTCGTAAAACGAAATCAAATCAAATTTTTTATTCATTTATTTTATTTTTAGGTTTATTTTCTGGTGTTGCTGCGTTATTTTTTGGTATTAAGTTAACTGTACTACTTTTAAGTACAAAACATAAAGATGATTTACATATACTTGTTCTCTTGATAATTGGTTTGACCACATGTGGTTTTGCTATTTACATTCTTATTCCTGAATTATTTCAAAATATTTTTACTCGTCGAGGTAGTCCAATTATTTTCAATCGTAAGACCGGTAAAGTGTATGTCAATGAAAGCTATTTTTTCAATTTTAAGGTATTACGTAATCCATTAACTTTTTTTCACCCAAGTAAAAAACGCATTAAAGAGTATGACTGGGCGTATCTACAAGGGGTAGTGGTGCATAACTATTCCCGATACTCTCTCAATAGCACCATATTAATGGTATGCAAACCCAATACCTATAAAACCATTGACCATATAATGTTAGATCCGCTACGCAATGGTATTGGTAGTTATCTGGTCTGGGGTTGGGTCAATAATTTTATGTGTGCGAATGATTTAATCAGCTTGAACGATGGCAAATACAAATGGGAACAAGAAACTCAATTCAAAAAAGAGATTATAAAAGGTCAAGGTTGGCCAGACTGGATGGTCGAAGCATTTAATGCCACCACGCATGAGGAGCTGACAAACATTAAACAAAAGTATAATGTTGAAGCGTCATAA
- a CDS encoding site-specific integrase, whose protein sequence is MFLKPGKKAKKTVSQDDIDICLNFLKEKQLEEKIKDFYYPTQFWITLIKVLQYTGIRRNQLLHIRICDINVKDKKLLLIEDGCKTYNEREIPLLDDILKDIIELKKQLKMLNKKPKMQLFNIYHFKNNKSKSRAYKEMDFNRIDSFFQRLSKACGVKVTPHRFRHTLATNLMKHPDRNVTLVKELLGHSSLSTTLEYIATDHEQIRSCLNEHFNQLK, encoded by the coding sequence ATGTTTCTCAAACCTGGTAAGAAAGCAAAAAAGACTGTATCACAAGATGATATTGATATTTGTCTGAATTTCTTAAAAGAAAAGCAGTTAGAAGAAAAAATAAAAGATTTTTATTATCCTACACAATTCTGGATAACACTTATTAAAGTATTGCAATATACAGGTATTAGACGTAATCAATTATTGCATATTCGTATTTGTGATATTAATGTTAAAGATAAGAAATTGTTATTAATTGAAGATGGCTGTAAAACTTATAATGAACGAGAAATTCCACTTTTAGATGATATATTAAAGGATATTATTGAATTAAAGAAACAATTAAAAATGTTGAATAAGAAACCAAAAATGCAATTGTTTAATATTTACCATTTTAAAAATAATAAATCTAAATCTCGTGCTTATAAAGAAATGGATTTTAATAGAATAGATTCTTTTTTTCAGCGTTTATCAAAAGCTTGTGGTGTAAAAGTTACACCGCACCGTTTTCGGCATACATTAGCAACAAACTTGATGAAACACCCAGATCGAAATGTGACGTTAGTTAAAGAATTATTAGGTCATTCGTCTCTATCAACAACTTTAGAATACATTGCGACAGATCATGAGCAAATAAGATCTTGTTTGAATGAGCATTTTAATCAATTAAAATAA
- a CDS encoding HigA family addiction module antitoxin yields the protein MEMFNPSHPGEILLDEILPNTLNMTITDFAKHLGFSREAISRVLHGKAPISPTLAWRLEQAGISTARMWLSLQSQYDLWQIKSKSNQPEIIRLVPCSI from the coding sequence ATGGAAATGTTTAATCCTTCTCACCCCGGTGAAATTTTATTAGATGAAATTTTACCTAATACATTAAATATGACTATTACCGATTTTGCTAAACATTTGGGGTTTTCACGTGAAGCAATATCAAGAGTTTTACACGGTAAAGCTCCTATATCGCCGACATTAGCTTGGCGATTAGAACAAGCTGGTATTAGTACTGCAAGAATGTGGTTATCATTACAATCGCAGTATGATTTATGGCAAATTAAAAGCAAATCAAACCAACCGGAAATAATTCGTTTAGTTCCGTGTTCAATATAG
- a CDS encoding type II toxin-antitoxin system RelE/ParE family toxin, producing the protein MIKSFKHKGLQLFFETGSARGIRADQSRKIKHMLTYLNAISDIDEIRNLWRCHQLKGDRSNVWSLTVSGNWRLTFEFNDGDVFILDYEDYH; encoded by the coding sequence ATGATAAAAAGTTTTAAACATAAAGGATTACAGTTATTTTTTGAAACTGGCTCAGCTAGAGGTATCAGAGCTGATCAGTCAAGAAAAATTAAACATATGCTAACGTATCTAAATGCAATTTCGGATATAGATGAAATTAGAAATTTATGGCGATGTCATCAGCTAAAAGGTGATCGTAGTAATGTCTGGTCACTAACCGTATCCGGTAATTGGCGATTAACTTTTGAATTTAACGATGGCGATGTATTTATACTGGACTATGAAGATTATCACTAG